Sequence from the Patescibacteria group bacterium genome:
CCTAAGTCAGCAAAGCAAACCCCTACGCCTAAGCCGACGTAACCAGTGCCAATAACAGCGAGTTTCATAGTGATGAGATAATTAAAAATTGAAAATTGTTATTTTGATTCATTTAATGCCTTATCCCTGACTAAAGTCGTTGCTCGATATAAGGTTTCCGGGATGCCAGCATCGGTCCACCAGCCATGCAGTGTTTCGTATTCCATTGTTCCTTCTTTAATGTATTGATTATTCACATCCGTGATTTCAAGCTCTCCCCTGTCGGAAGGTTTTAAGGTTTTAATTATTTCATAGACGTAGCTGTCGTACATATAAATACCAGTTACCGCCAGGTTTGATTTTGGTATTTTAGGTTTTTCCTCAATACTAATAATTTTGCCATTTTTAACTTCAGCCACACCGAAACGTTTAGCATCAGGCACTTCTTTCAAAAAAATCCTTGCTCCTTTTTTTTGATTGCGGAAATTTTCTACCGCCGGACCAATATTGTCTTCAAAGATATTGTCACCTAAAATCACAACAACCTTTTGGTCATCGGCGAAATCTTGAGTCAAACCTAAAGCTTCAGCAATACCTCCCGCCCCTTCTTGATAAGCATATCTTAATTCGCGCAGGCCGAATTCTTTGCCATTGCCTAAAAGACGCAAAAAGTCACCTGGACTATTGCCGCCCGTGACAATCATCACTTCCTTGATTCCCGCATTAACTAAAGTCTGCAAAGGATAATAGATCATCGGTTTATTGTAGACAGGGAGGAGATGTTTATTGG
This genomic interval carries:
- a CDS encoding sugar phosphate nucleotidyltransferase, producing the protein MLNKENSQKIATLTRATSKTHIIIEGENPRTVVMDIEEYERLRSQKKERAAETDVKGIILAGGTGTRLLPATKVTNKHLLPVYNKPMIYYPLQTLVNAGIKEVMIVTGGNSPGDFLRLLGNGKEFGLRELRYAYQEGAGGIAEALGLTQDFADDQKVVVILGDNIFEDNIGPAVENFRNQKKGARIFLKEVPDAKRFGVAEVKNGKIISIEEKPKIPKSNLAVTGIYMYDSYVYEIIKTLKPSDRGELEITDVNNQYIKEGTMEYETLHGWWTDAGIPETLYRATTLVRDKALNESK